The sequence gtttttttgttcggGCACGCACTTTGAGGAACACAGTCCACAGAATTTCGACTCTTATCACTCTCTTAGACATGTTTTTGCATTTAGCTGTTGTTGTAAGATAAATTATGAGCTGTTATTGCAATATTACCTTTTCTCAATATAGAGAACTGCACACGGAAAACAATTCGCGAAATCTAATAAGACCTcagtaaaaacaaattgaattttacgaACCATTTTTTGGGGGgctacaataaaaatcaatttttgatattttcttattGTAAACTTTGAACATTTCGGTTTCGTAATCAAGTGGGAAAAGAAAGcaaggcattttaaatttttttactacgtTGACGTTTGTTTAAAAGTACCcatttgtaaatacatacatatgtatatatgtatatacaatataatacataatatatatttcacaatttacacaaattgaagaaattgtacTGGATTTACCATATTATTTAATACAGTATTTGATCAAATTTTAATACACTGTAAAGAAATTGTTACCCGATAGACCCAAAACCCGAAAATtgctgtcgcacagtgttatcatGGTAATGTGCACTCGAAATTCGtcccaaatggttctacggtaaattaagaatattatttggaagttatgcgacgtttgagagagaatatgCGTAGAAAGCGGCCCAAtgtgtggaaagaaaactcatggatcttgcaccatgataacgcaccatctcacaaggctcatattgtgaacactttatTGACAAAacactcgacaaatatcatcgaacaaccaccgtattcaccggatttagccccggtgactttttccttttcacaaaaattgccactccgcggacgccgctttgagtcgacagatcttttcaaacgcgtttaaaaggtgctttgatgagtTGACTAATCGTTATCATATGTGTATTTtcatgattaaacaattattttgcgttttattgaaagattctcggtacttttttgaTAGAATGTATATGGACAATTCATATTCTCTTAAGCGTTCTAATATCAAAGCTTTCTCCGAAACATACTTGGTTGATAAATCTTTAAGCATtggattcttcttcttcttaattggcacgataaccacttacgcgatattggccgagtttaacaaagcgcgtaaaatttaacaaaagataataaaactaaaatctaCCCTAAAAACATTTCTAACAGAACAAAAgccatgttaaaaaaaatcaacaagttGAAGGGAAATTCTAAGCAAGATTGCGATTCAACATTACCTATTGCAGATATCGATTCTGATTCATCAGAATCAATGTCTACAGATCAATAACTTAGTTACTCAATTTATATCTTAGATTCTATTATACatttatacttatacacatacatttatacttAGATAAACTCATTCATACAATTTATCATGACACTACTTATCATACAATGGAACATGAACggatatattaataattataatgaacTGCTAAttcttattaataattataaacctAAAATTATTTCTATCCAAGAAAGCCACATTCCGACTCAATTCCAAAAACTCCCAATTCCAAACAACTTCCTTTTGTATTCATTCAACTCAAACCCATCATACGGTGGTGTAGCTATACTGATACATAAATCTATACAACACGAAATAATTCAAACTGAAAAGGACTTTGACAACATTACTTTAGAAATAcactcaacaaaaaaattcagaatcaCGTCAGCCTATTGTCGCCCATCTTACAATCTTCATTACCGCAACCTAGAAACTGTATTTAATCAAACTAATCACTCAGGCATTATCACTGGCGACTTTAATTGTTGGCACCAAAGCTGGGGTTCACGCGTCAACAACCGGAAGGGCAACATCTGCCCCCAGCGGGTCAGGGGTTAGAATTTGCCCGAGGTAAGGTATGCCTGTCGTAAAAGGCGACTAAAATCCAGGGTGACCAGTCCCTGAGTAGGggagctcaactggtagtgtcCGCGGGCGCAAGGTCTGACCAAGACCTAATATCAGTACCACGAGGAACAGAACCCCTCAGAGTCTGCTCCTAAGCTAAGCGTTAAAAACGAAGAGCGCGACATAAGAGAACGCGTGTATAAAAATGCTATCTCGATGAGGTCTGTGTGTTAAAGGCGATTCGGCACCGCcctaaataacaataaaaataaaaaaaaataaaagaggaaagaaaaaagaaacaaaaaaacaagaaaagtgtCCCCATCACCGCATGGTGAACAATAAAAGAATCCAGGAGCGACTGACCCACAGTGGGCGGCtacctggtcagcgtctgttctcCATGTTAGGAGCGGCTGATTTAATGATGTGGAGTGGCTTGCGAGCCATCAGGATTGACTccagtaagatcctgattaTGGCATACTGGAATTGAAGCAGATTGCGATTGGGCTGGGGTATTGAACCTCTGTGATCTTAGTAAGTGGAGTGGAATCCAACTGAAACGGCTCACAGAAGGGTTCGCTGCCTCTCCGTCCTACTAAAACTTGGCAAGTCTCACGATACGTTCAATGCCTGTTGCCACCTTTGGTGGCCACGTAGGTTGGGTTGAGATGACTCCCCATTAGTTCCGGTCTGAAGTCTGGCTCTGAACACTGTACCCCATAAAGGGCagtgtcaaccctcgcatggcctccctgaaCTCATAGATAACCATGGGACTTACGGAAGCTACGTATACTAGCGGAGATAGCGGTCGTGAGTTGGGACCCTTACAGCATGGAAAAACACttcaaacctacaaataaaaacgaagAAGTAAAAACAGCACCCCGGAGGAGGCACAATCGGTACGTAGCAATCCTCTAATAGTTACTGCTGAGGAAAAGAAAGGGACGCCCCAAGTGCAACCGGAGCTATGCAGCACGCCGTTAGTAAAATGCACTGCCAGGGAACTAATAAGGGCCGAAGACGTAACGCCCAAAAGCAGCGTGATAACGCCAACAACACGGCATATAAGAGGCTCAGAcggagcaaaaaacaaagagaagGAAACACCAGTGGGTGGGTGCTGCATCGGAAAACCCGCTGGAGAAGGAAAATGTGCAACTGAAAAGCAGAAGGCACTACAGGTAAAAATGATGAGTCTAGGAGAAGCTATTGACTCTCTCCTGGCGTACTACAAAGGCCGTCACAATGTGCATCACGAAATAAAAAAGATCGGTTCACTTATAAAAAAGAGGCACACCGAAGCTATTATGTTGATGGAAGAGTGTGAGAAACAGCAGACAACTCCAAAAAAGAATACGTCAAAAACCTCAGACGTTAACAATATTAGAAAAGAATGTTCGGGTATAATTACACAATCGGTTAAAAGGACGAGAACAAGAGTCAGTCCTAGCACGCAAGGAACTGGCAACCCGGTCGTGAACGCACTATCGCCTGCGGCAAAAAAAAGGTGTGCAACGGCAGCGATTCATCAGACAAAACCAGTACAGGCACCAATTAAAGGCCAAAATGCCGGCTGGACGGTTGtcaaaccaagaaaagaaaagaagccgCCTAAATTGGTGAGGACAAGGCCTGATGCTATAATCATATCCAAGTCTGAAAATGCTACGTATGCTGACATTCTGCGTAAGGTAAAAACATCGGACTCTCTCAAGACTCTCGGAGAAGATGTAAAAGCAATCCGCAGAACAGCTAAACAGGAATTGATCATAGAGCTTAAAGGGGCACCGCACGGAAAAACATCAGAATATCAGACAGCGATTGAAGATGTTCTGAAAACCGCAGCAAAAGTGATGGTTAAAACTCACACTGTAACAATACAGTGCAGAGATCTGGATGAGGTAACCACTGCAGAAGAATTGTGTGACGCGCTTCATGCCCAATGCAATATTAAACGTCCAGATACAGCGGCGGTAAGAAGCCTAAGAACGGTGTACAACGGTACACAGACGGCCTTCATTGTCCTCCCAGCCGGAGATGCGAAAAAGGTGTTAGAGGCTCAACGTGTGCGAATTGGATGGGTGTCCTGCCGGGTACGAAAGGTCGATTCTCCTAAGCGTTGCTTCAAGTGCTGGGGTTACGATCATGTCGCTCAAAAGTGCAAGGAGCAAATAGACAGATCGGGACTCTGTAGAAAATGTGGTCAGGAAGGCCATAAGGCACTTACTTGCAAAAATCCTGAACAATGTGCACTGTGCAAGGGGAACCATGCAGCTGACAGCTACAAATGTCCGTTAGCTAAAAAGGCGCGAAGAGAAGCCATCCAATGAGGGTTTTACAGCTTAATCTCAACCACTGTCAAACTGCCCAAGAACTCCTGGAGCAGACCATGCAAGAGCACAAAATAGATATTGCCCTTATATCCGAGCAATACAAAAACATCGATGGTTATTCCTGGACGTCGGATGGTTCAAACAAGGCGGCGATTTGGACAATGGGACATATTAAGCCGCAGAGCAAAATGATGACTGCCAAACACGGCTTTACATGGGTTAAGACGAAAGGCATCTATTTCTTCAGTTGTTATGCTCCACCGAGCCTCACCGCAGAAGAATATGAACGAATGCTGACAGCCTTGGCATTTGAGGCACGTGGCAAGCATCCAGTACTTATAGCCGGCGATTTCAATGCCTGGTCTACTACCTGGGGAAGTACGCGTACTAGCAGACGTGGCAGAGTGCTTTTGGAAAGCCTGGCCCCATTTGACCTGGAATTGCTTAATGTGCCTGGTAAATTCACTTTTGAAACCGAAAGAGGATGCTCGATAGTGGATCTCGCCTTCGCCCATAATACTATAGCACGCAACGCAACATGGAATGTAAGCTCTATCTACACGTACAGCGATCATAAGGCAATAACCGTCGATATACTAATGGGTGTAGAAAATAGCGATTTTCGCCCTCAAAGAGCACAGCAAAGAGGATGGAAGAGACAATCTTTTGATCCCGAAGTTTTCAACATGAGCTGGAACGCTTGCCTAACTCTAGATAGCGCTGGAGAAATGAAAGCAGAAGGCATGACGGCGGTCATAAGCAACTGTCTCAGCAAGGCCTGCGACGCGACCATGCCTAGGGTATCTGCAAGGCCACACAGAAAAGCAGTATATTGGTGGAATAGTCACATAGCAAAAATAAGAGGAGACTGCAATAGAGTGCGCAGAAAGCTGAAGCGAGCTCGTGGTACACCAGCTATCGACGCATTATTAGCACACCATAAAACCTGTAAAGCTACGCTTAAAAAAGCTATAAAGGCTAGTAAAAATTGCTGTTTTCAAGAGCTTTGCGATAGCGTGAACGTCGACCCCTGGGGAATGGGATACAAGGTTGTAATGAGAACTATCAAGAATCAAAGAGCACCACAGCCAACGTGCCCAGCCCTATTGCGAGTAGTGGTTTCCACATTATTTCCATATCAGGTGGAGTCAAACCCATGTCAGACACAATGGGTGATGGCGGCTAACATCCCAGAAGTCACCACACAAGAAGTGCTTTCCACCGTACAGCGCATTGCGGATAACAAAGCTCCGGGCTTAGATGGCTTCCCAAATGTAGCTGTGAAAGCAGCAATTAAATCAACACCCGAGGTTTTTGCTAAATTGTACAACACATGTCTCAACGAAGGCGTTTTCCCAAAAGTGTGGAAGAAACAGAGGTTGGTACTGCTACCCAAACCAGGGAAGCCGCCGGACCATCCATCGTCATACCGTCCACTCTGTATGCTAGATACACTCGGCAAAATACTAGAACGCATCATATGTAACAGAATGCAAGAGTTCCTAGAGAAACCAACAGGGCTTTCCCCAAACCAATACGGCTTTAGAAAAGGCCGCTCAACCGTGGACGCAATACAAGCTGTAATGAGTATTGCTCGTCAAGCCACTAGCGGCAGGAAATGGAAAGGCGGCTCGAAGAAATACTGCGCTGTTGTTACCTTAGATATAAAAAATGCGTTCAACTCCGCAAGCTGGCCCCAAGTTATGAGTGCACTGAGAGGATTCGCGGTGCCGAAATACCtgcaaaaaatcatatcaaGCTACTTTGAAAACAGGCTCTTGCTTTATGATACTGACAACGGAATAGGAACATATAAAGTAACTGGCGGTGTCCCACAGGGCTCGGTGCTTGGCCCAACTCTTTGGAATGCTATGTATGACGGTATCCTCAAGCTTGAGCTTCCTGAAGATGCTACCCTCATtggatacgcagacgacattgcgttgGTGGTAGTGGGAAAGCATCTGGACGTGTTGCAAGCGTTATGCAACGATGCAATTGTAAGAATTCGAAGATGGCTTAAAAATGTGAAGTTAGAACTTGCAGCTCAAAAAACTGAAGTCGTATTACTAACAACACGACGGGTACGTGAAGAGCTAGTGATTACGGTAGCTGACCATGACATAAGGTCGCAGCCATATATCAAATATCTGGGAGTACTCATTGACTCGAAAATGACCTTTAAGCATCATTTAGAGTCAGTCAGTGAAAAAGCCGTAAGAATAAATAACGCGTTGACTAGACTAATGCGTAATACTGGCAGCCCTCGCGCAAGTATACGAAGACTCCTGTTAACAGTCACAAGCTCAGTGATTCTGGACGCAGCACCAATCTGGGCAAACACAAAGCCATCGTACCTCCAACACATACGAGCCACATACAGACTTGGCGCCCTGCGAGTAGCCAGTGCCTATCGCACTGTCTCAGATGACGCAATCTATGTGATAACGGGAATGGTGCCTATCGACCTTCTCGCGATTGAGATGTATAGGTTGCATAATACCATTGGGCAGAAACCGTCGAACGTGGATAAAAAGGAAGAAAGGCTGCGAACAATTGAAGAATGGCAGATACGATGGGAACAATCCGAGAAAGGTAGGTGGACCTTTGAACTGATTCCAAACATTGCGAGGTGGATTGAGCAAAAACACggagaaattgatttttgtatcaCACAGTTGCTGACTGGACACGGTTGCTTTAAAGCATACCTACATAGGTTCCATCTTGAGAACGACCCGTACTGCCCGCAGTGCCCCGAAGAACAAAAAACGGCGAGGCATATCTTGTTCCAATGCCCGCGGTTTATTAATGAGCGAAATATACTTGAGGGAGCGTTTGGCGAAAACATAAGTGAGACAAATCTTATCCCACATATGTGCGAAAGCgaagaaaactggaaaattacATGTGTAATGGCCGCAAATATCATGAAGAACCTTCAATACGCGGAATATTCACGTAGGTCCCTAGAAAGAGCTCCTTAACACAATATACAGAACGGAATGACAATAACAGACGATTGAGTAATAATATACTCACAACGGCCTCCTGACGTACTACTTAACGGTGAAGTTCCAGGAGGACATACCGTAGGACATGAGGGGGGGTTTagttgggttaaagtcccacactacGGCTTCGGCTTTTGATGCTTCCCctcctccacaaaaaaaaaaaaaaaaaaaaaaaaaaaaaaaaaaagaagggcAACATCttgtcaaattttattaatcaatcTCACTTCGTTCTACTAAACGACAAATCACCAACACACTTTTCCACACACAATAGACTCACGCACATAGACCTGACTCTCTGTACCCCCGATCTTGCCGTTCACGCTGATTGGAGGACTCACAATGATTTAAACGGAAGCGACCACTTCCCAATTTTCATTTCTCTCTTCCCACCTATTAACCAACCGAACGCAGCAAGTAAGACTTCATTCAAAACTGATCTTGCAAACTGGGAACTATTTGAAAAGAAATGTAGACAGTTCGAGTCAACCCGACCTATCAGCCGTAATGTTAATGCAGAAGCACCCAACCTTAGGAAAATTATTCTACAGTCTGCTAATGAATCTAtaccaaaaactttaaataataaaaaacaaagatcaGTGCCGTGGTGGAATCATAACTTAGGTAAATTAAAAGCTGAGAAAAACAACGGTTTCATATATTCAGATCGAACATGACTGAACTAAATTTATTtgagtataaaaaagcaaaatctgCCTTTAAACGAGAAATTAAAACCTCCAAACAATGTTCGATACAAGAGTTTACAGCAGAAATTAGTCCTAGCACCCCCACAAAGAAAATTTGGATGACTATACGACGCTTTTGTGGATACAAACTCCCCCACGGTATACATTGCCTACAGTCCCTAAACAATCCCAATCAATCTCACACAGATCCAAAAGATATCGCTAATGAGCTGGCTAAATACTGGAGCAATTCAGCTTCGGACCAAAATTTTCCAAGTAGCTTTCAAAACAGGAAAAGAGCGACCGTACAATCTCAAGTGTATGTGTAGAGATGCGAATATATTAGAACAAGATATAAATCATCTGGAAATGATATCTGCACTAACTAGGCTAAAAGGAAAAACTCCAGGCTTAGATAGGATAACATATCCAATGATGCGAAACTCtcctgaaatttttaaaaagcgccttttaaatttattcaacgcGATTCTTCATAACAAAATTATCCCGCAGTCCTTCAAACACAGCATTATTATACCAATACCAAAACCAAAGTCAGATAAAACACAAGCAAAATCATACAGACCGATATCTTTAAACATATGCTTCGCTAAGGTTCTAGAAAGGATAATAGCAAATCGGCTTTGGTGGtttgtaacaaaaaacaaattattgaataGCCGACAAATGGGTTTCAAAAGAGGAAAATCTACAGCAGATAGTCTACTACTGTTAGACTATCTAGCTGCAGCCAAGCTCTCATCAAAAAGCCATTTAACAATTATTTCTCTTGACTTTGAAAAGGCGTATGATAAAATAGGCATACACACGGTTGTTGACCAACTCGTAAAATGGAAGGTTGGCCCCAAAATCACCAATTATATTATCAATTTTATGTCAAATCGTAAGTTTATGGTACGAATAGATAACCATTTCTCTGATTTCTGGTCAACAGACAATGGTATTCCCCAAGGATCCCCTTTATCTGTCATTGTGTTCTTGATTGCGTATGAAAAACTATGCTCTGTAATATCATTCCATAAAGAAATTGACTTTTGCGCCTACGCAGATGACTTTAACAttattattaaatcaaataaagaaaagtgTCCAATAATTGACCTGAATAACCTTTTTCACGACATCTTAACTTGGTGCGATTACTCAGGAGCAAACTTATCACCAACAAAAAATCGGTACATTCATCTCTGTCGAAAGCACAATTGTCAATGTACTGTGCTTTCACGAAACATAAACCTCTTTCCCTGTGAtgagttaaaaattttaggaaTCATTATCAATAAGAGATACAGATGGAACTCCCACATCGATCACCTAAGCACTTCCCTGGTCACACAATTAAACATTGTGAAATGTCTAGCCTCCCCAAAATTTCAATGCGACACTCAATCTATCTTAACAAttgtaaaaacattatttatacCCAAAATCAGTTATGGCATTTTTCTTTACGGATATGCTCCTAACTATCTCATAAACAAAATCAAGTCATTACTTAACGCTGCAATAAGAACCGCGTTGGGAGCCCTGCGCTCTACAccaatcgcaaatttattttttgaatcaaaaatattgaattttgaaaatcaaagaGACCTAACAACTGCTAAACTATTTAAAGCTCTCATAACAAAGCAAGACAACCCGCTTTACAATATCGTCAATAACCTAAAGAAGAGGACTACCACCCTTAAAATACAGCCTGCTATAAGCAGAACAACAGTACTTTGCTCAGCAGTAGGTATACTTTTAAAGCCAACTAAATACGATATTCATATCCATCCCCCATGGTCCTTTAACCCAAAAGCAATTGACACTTCATTGAATATCTTCAACAAGAACAACACAAATCCGATGCAATGTTCAacgaagttaaaaataaatactccaactatacttttatttatactGATGGGTCAAAGATAAACCAAAATATATCATATAGCATAACCctagaaaatgaaattataaaaatatcaattattcCATATTATAGTTCTATATATTCAGCCGAAATTATTGCCATATCTgaagcaataaatttagtaaagCACAAGAGAAAAAAGGTTGCTATATGCTCAGACTCACTCTCCGCTCTTAATTCCATAGCCAATATAAATAACAGCGACTATTACCCAAACAAAATCAGACACATTACCACACAACACtacccaaaaattattttaatatgggtGCCTGGGCACAATAATATTGTTGGGAACAGCCTCGCTGACCAATCCGCGAAACAAGCTCATCGAAGCCCAGTAACCAGCACAGACAATTTCAACTTACTCgatattaaaaatcatattaaacaACACTTCTACAACAAACAACTCCTTGAATGGAATCTAACCAATGACTGGTATAAAAACGTTAACTACACAATGACCAATATAAcagattttctacaaaaaactaataaaaaacctTCACGACTAGACATTATAAAATTCGAACGCCTTAGGTTAGGACACACGAAAATAACACATGGCCATCTTATGAATAACACAAACCCATTATATTGTACTTGCAACACAGATATCTTAGTCACAGTAACTCATCTTCTACTGAGTTGCCCCCTGTATGCTACCTGTAGAGAACAAATATTCACTAACACAAACCCAATTTCACACCTCTCAGTCCCTTCTCTTGAGTCAATATCCCTATTAACAAAATTCCTCAAAAGAACTGTTTAAATGCGTCTTTCTTCTTCAAGATATAAAAGCGGAGTAAGTAAAACGTTTATTCAATATTGTGCATATATAGGTAAATAAGAAAAGCTTAACAAAAAGGAATTTATAATAACTAGAATACACGTTGACTATTTAAGAGTTGCCATCTCAACACTCCTCCTCAACGTGGAtactgttttacaaaaattattcaaaattcattaatttcatgaaattataaTGTTTGTTCCTGGCTAAATTCTTCGTTAAAatatcagccagcatttcgtcTGTAGGACAATATCTCAGCTCAACTTCCTTCCTCTGTACGGCTTCGCGAATGTGATGGAATTTGATGTCAATATGTTTGGTACGTTTATGATAAACAGGATTTTGCGCCAATTTCATAGCGCCTTGGTTATCGATATACAGCTCTACAGGCTCGTTTTGACCAATTCCAAGTTCAACCAACAATCGCCTCATATATATAGCCTCTCTGTTGCATCTGATGCAGCCATATATTCTCCCTCTGTGCTGCTGAGTGCAACCGTATGTTGCTTTCTCGACTCCCAAGATATTGGACAATCGCCGTAGAAAAACATGAACCCAGTATACGACTTCCGGTCCAACACGTCACCTCCCCAGTCAACATCCACAAACCCTTTTATGGACTGCTCGCCTGCACGGAATTTCATTCTCATTTCTACAGTGCCAGCCAAATACTTAAGAATATGCTTCAGTTTGCAAAAATGCTCTACATGAGGGTTACAATTACGCTGCGCCATTTTTGACACTGAATGCAGTATATCAGGACGCGTTGTAATGGCCAGATACATAAGAGCACCAATAAGGGACTGATAATCCGTTTGATTTGCCTTCTCGCAATCATCTGCACAATCGACTTGATATCCCTTCTCTAATGGAACCGATACAGCTTTACAAGTTTTCATACAATACTGTGACAACATTTCACGTATGTACTGTGCTTGACAAATAGTCATCTCGCCTGTTTCTCCATCGCGACTAAACTCAATTCCCAAAAAGTGTTGTAACATAACTTTATCGCTTACCTCGAATAGTTCTGCCAGttgtagttttattttaatcaccACTGCCTTGTCTCTGCACCCTATGATCAGGTCATCAACATACACCAGCACCAACGTAAGCTGCTCGTTGAAATTTGCCTTGTATAAGCAGGGCTCATTTTCGCATGCAGTAAAACCAATGCGCGTTAACACACCATCAAGCTTGCTATTACACTCTTTGCCACTTTGCTTTAACCCATATATGGCCTTATGGAGTTTCAAAACTTTCTGCGATGACTCGCCCTCGACGAAATGTTGCGGTTGCTGCATGTAGATCGTGTCTTGAAGCTCACTGTTTAAATATGCTGAATTCACATCTATTTGATGAAGATGCATTTCATGTTGCACTGCTAATGCCAACATAAGTCGAATAGTAGAATATCTTGCAACCGGTGAGAATACTTCTTTGTAATCAATTCCATAACGCTGATTACAACCTTTCGCCACAAGACGTGCTTTGTAGCGCACAATGTTGCCGTGTTCGTCTTTCTTTAATGCAAACACCCATTTACATGGAATGGCTGTGCCATCAGCTGGCAAATCTGTCACTGACCAGGTATTGTTTTTCTTAAGCGCGAAATATTCGTCTTCCAttgcttttttccattttctactatttttagaAGTTAGCGCTTCTTCAATGGTTTGCGGTACCCCTTCTCCTACCATGCTGTATAATTCATTGAATTGATCTTTCGGTCTGCTTACCTTGCACGTGCGCGGAAGTTTGGGTCTGCCTTGTCCGATTTTCACTTCTCTCTCTGCTTGCTCTTCGCTCATCTGATGCGCGCTTGAATCGCTATCGatgtcactgtttggtgtatCATAAGCATCTTCATGCTTACTTTGCTGCAAAGTGTCTATCTCTTTCTCCCAATTCAGTAGCACTAAATCTACCCCTTCTTCAGGTTTGTCGCCATCAAAACATTTGTTAAAAGCAGTTTCGTCAAACAAAACGTCTCGGTGTTCAATAACTTTATGACTCTTTTCATCATATAAGCGATAagcttttgctgttgttgagTAACCAACCATAATGTACTGCCTACCTTTGGCCTCGAATTTGGACTTCTTATGTGACTTGTCTAATGCAACTGCAATAGAACCAAACGTGCGAAAGTGCTTTACAGTGGGCTTTTTGTTCCACCACACTTCGTACGGAGTTTTGTCTCCCAGCTTATTTGATGTGCATCTATTCCTGATATATGCTGCCGTATTTATAGCTTCAGCCCACAAACATTGAATAACACCAGCATGCACCATCATCGATCGCGCCATCTCGACCAGTGTGCGATTTGCGCGTTCCGCCACTCCATTTTGCTGCGGAGTATATGCCACTGTCAACTGCCTTGTTATACCGTATGTTTGAAGATATGCGTCGAATTCTGCATTGACGTACTCGCGACCGTTGTCAGACCTGATCGCCTTGATTTTATGTCCAGTTTGAAGTTCCACTTGTGCTTTAAATatcttgaaatatttaaaaacttcattCTTTGCTTTCATGAAGTACACAAAAATACGTCGTGATAAGTCATCAATGAAGGTAACGAAATATTTTGAGCCACCTACTGAATTAGTTCGGAAG comes from Anastrepha obliqua isolate idAnaObli1 chromosome 6, idAnaObli1_1.0, whole genome shotgun sequence and encodes:
- the LOC129250101 gene encoding uncharacterized protein LOC129250101, encoding MMSLGEAIDSLLAYYKGRHNVHHEIKKIGSLIKKRHTEAIMLMEECEKQQTTPKKNTSKTSDVNNIRKECSGIITQSVKRTRTRVSPSTQGTGNPVVNALSPAAKKRCATAAIHQTKPVQAPIKGQNAGWTVVKPRKEKKPPKLVRTRPDAIIISKSENATYADILRKVKTSDSLKTLGEDVKAIRRTAKQELIIELKGAPHGKTSEYQTAIEDVLKTAAKVMVKTHTVTIQCRDLDEVTTAEELCDALHAQCNIKRPDTAAVRSLRTVYNGTQTAFIVLPAGDAKKVLEAQRVRIGWVSCRVRKVDSPKRCFKCWGYDHVAQKCKEQIDRSGLCRKCGQEGHKALTCKNPEQCALCKGNHAADSYKCPLAKKARREAIQ